GCCGGATACGGCGCTCGCCGACATCGATGCAGCCGTCACGGGTCTGCCGGTGGAGTCGGATGCCACGGCGATCGCCGCTGCCGTGCGCGGCGCCCTGCCCGAAGGCGCCCAGCTGCTCGGCTTCACGCCGGAGGCGGTCGGCACCGCGGTGCGCCGGGCTCTCGTCACGGCTCCTGGGTGGGGCGACTTCGACTGGGAGATCGTGCACGAGAAGGCGGTCTCGCCGCGCATGAACCTCGCGCTCGACGAGGTGCTCACCTCGCGGGTGGGCGAAGGGCGCCGCCGCCCGACCCTGCGCATCTGGGAGTGGGACCAGTCGGCCGTCGTCATCGGATCCTTCCAGTCGTACCGCAACGAGGTCGACCCCGAGGGGGCGGCGCGCCACGGATTCGACGTCGTCCGACGCATCTCCGGCGGGGGAGCGATGCTCATGGCCGCGGGGCAGATCATCACGTACTCGCTGTACGTACCGGCATCCCTCGTGCAGGGGATGACGTTCGCCGACTCCTACGCCTTCCTCGACGACTGGGTGCTGCAGGCGCTGCGCTCGCTCGGGATCGACGCGATCTACCAGCCCCTCAACGACATCGCCAGCTCGTCGGGCAAGATCGGCGGGGCGGCGCAGAAGCGCCTCGCGAACGGCGGAGTGCTGCATCACGCGACCCTGTCGTACGACATCGACGGCCAGATGATGACCGAGGTGCTGCGCATCGGGCGCGAGAAGCTCAGCGACAAGGGCACGACCTCCGCCGCGAAGCGCGTCGACCCGCTGCGCAGTCAGACCGGGCTCGCCAGGGCTGAGATCATCGAGCGCTTCAAGGACACGTTCCGCTCGCTGACCTCGGCGGAGGACGGGTCGATCAGCGCCGAGGAGTACGCCGACGCCGAAGCGCTGGTGGAGTCGAAGTTCGCCACCGACGCGTGGCTGCACAGGGTTCCGTGACCGACAGCTCCGAGCCCGTCGCCCGGGGAGCCGTCTCGATCATCCAGGGCGACAATCTCGCGGTTGCCGCGACCCTGCCCTCGGCCTCCTTCACCCTCGTGTACCTGGATCCGCCCTTCAACACCGGCCGGGTGCAGGAACGCCGGGTGGTCACCGCCCGCCGCTCGTTCACAACTCAGCACGAATCCGACGCGGCGGGAGTGGCGCTCCCGGAATCGCAGGGTTCCGATGCGGCGGTCCCGCCGACCGTGCTGAGTCCTGAACCGGCCGCGACGCCGACCGAGGTGCGGCACGGGTTCCACGGCCACGCTTACGAGCGCGTGCGCGGGATGCTGCGCACCTACGACGACCGTTTCGACGACTACGGGGCCTTCCTGATGCCGCGGCTCGAGGAGGCCTGGCGCCTGCTCGCCGACGACGGCACCCTCTATCTGCACTTGGACTACCGCGAGGCGCACTACGCGAAGGTGATGCTCGATGCCGTGTTCGGCCGCGACTGCTTCCTGAACGAGCTGATCTGGGCCTACGACTACGGGGCGAAGTCGCGGCGCCGGTGGCCGACCAAGCACGACACGATCCTCGTCTACGTGAAGAATCCGCGGGAGTACGTGTTCAACTCCGACGACATCGACCGCGAGCCGTACATGGCTCCTGGGCTCGTGACCGCCGAGAAGGCCGCCCGAGGGAAGCTGCCCACCGACGTCTGGTGGCACACGATCGTGCCGACGACCGGGCGGGAGAAGACCGGATACCCGACGCAGAAGCCAGAGGGGATCCTGCGCCGCATCGTCCGGGCGTCCAGCCGGCCCGGCGACCGGGTGCTCGACCTCTTCGCCGGCAGCGGCACGACCGGCGCCGTCGCCTCGGCGCTCGGGCGGGAGGCCGTGCTCGTCGACGACAACCCCGAGGCGGTGCGCGTCATGACCGAGCGGATGCCGCACGCCGAGGTCACGCACGGCGGGGCGTAGCTCCGGGCGCTCAGCCCACCCGGTAGGCGCGGTAGCGCACGGCATCCGCCTGGCGCTGGGCCGCCGAGAGGAACAGGGCCCGCTGCAGGTGGGCGAGTGCCGGCGCTGCCGTCTCGATCTGCACGGTCGTGCGGAAGTAGTAGGAGCCGGGGTCGACGTCCTCCCCTCGTCGCAGCTGCTCGAGCACATCGGGCGTTCCGGTGCGCAGCCCCTTCGCGTGCAGCAGCAGCAGGTCGCCACCTGCGGTCCGCGCCGAGTAGCGGCCGTCGATCTCGATCGTCCCGTCCGGCCGCACGATCTGCCAGTCGGCGCCACCGGGGAGGATCTCGGCCTCGACGGCGCCCGTGACGTGTCCACCGAGGATCGGCACGACGCGGCGGTGGCCGACGCTCGTGCTGCCGTGGTCTTCGAGCGGACCCAGGTCGACGGTGACGTCGAAGGCGAACTCGAGGCCGGGGACGGGCAGTGCGTCGTGCGCGGTCATCGGGTCTCCTCCCGGTCGGCGGTGCTCGCGCCGGTCGTCTCGGTCGCCCGCGGATCCGCGCCGCCGAGCACGTCGCAGAGCCGTTCCAGTGCAGGGACGGCGGCGGCGAGGGCGGCCCGCTCATCCTCTCCAAGCCGCGCGGTCGCCTCTGCGACGAGGGCGGAGTTCGCCGCGTCAAACCGGTCGAACAGGTCGAGCGCCCTGGCTGATGCGCGCACGACGATGCGTCGACCGTCGGAGGCGGCAGGGGTGCGCTCGACGAGGCCCTCGCTCTCCATCGCACCGAGCAGGTTGCTGACGGTCGGTCGGCTCAGCCGCAGACGGCTCGCGATCTCGGCCGGACCTCGCGACGTCCCTCGTGGCAGGGCGCGGATCACGTCGATCTGCGAGTCCGACAGCTCGGGCAGGCGGGCCTCGGCCCGCGTCGCGGCGAGCAGCGCACGCCGGAGGGGAGAGATGACGGCGGCGAGTCGCGCGGCGTCGAGGTCGCCGCTCATCGGGCGACCGCCGAGGGAGGGGTGAGCGAGGGGCGCTCGTTGAGCACCTCGGGCAGGAATCCCGCAGCCGTCTTGTAGTCGGCGGCGATCTGCACCCGCTCGGCGTACGGGATGACCTCGTCGATGTCGGCGAAGCCCTGCGGTGCGCGTTCCCTGGCGAGCTGCATCACGCGCTCGGGACCCGTCGCGCGGGTGCCGGCGAGCAGAGCCGTCATCGCGGGACGGCGAGCCTGCTCGTATGCGGCGAGTCCCGCATCGATGCTCTCGGACGTCGCCAGGTGGAAGGCGAGGGTGCGGGCATCGATGATCGCCTGAGAGCCGCCGTTGGACCCGTTCGGATACATCGCGTGCGCGGCGTCGCCGAGCAGCGTCGTGCGGCCGAACGTCCACTGCGGGAGGGCGTCGCGGTCGACCATGGGGTACTCGAGGATCTCGTCCGCGGCGGCGATCGCGGCGGGGACGTCGAGCCAGTCGAAGCGCCACTCGTCGAACATCTCGGCGATCGGCCCGGGGTCGACGGCGCGGTTCCAATCGGCCTCGCCGGTGCCGCCGACGCGGCGCTCGGCGATGAAGTTCACCGGCATCCGACCGTCGGCGTCCGCTGGTGCAAGCGGGTACGCGACGAACTTCTGCTCGCCGTCGCCGGCCATGATCATGGTGCGCCTGTCGAGGAACGTCGGGATCCGGGTCACCCCGCGCCACAGGGTGAGGCCGCTCCACGGTGGTGCGCCCTCGGCGGGGTAGCGCAGCGCCCGCATCGCGGAGTGGATGCCGTCAGCGCCGATGATCACGTCGGCCGTGGCCTCGATCGGGCCGGCGTCGGTCGCGAACCGGGCGGTCTCGGTGCCGTCGACGTTCGTCGTGACCCCCGTGAGTCGATGTCCGAGTCGGATGGGCTCGGCAAGACGGGCCTCGGCGAGGTCGCGCAGCGCGAGCTGGAGGCGTCCGCGGTGCACCGACAGCTGGGGCCAGCGGTATCCCGCGTCGCGTCCGCGCGGCTCGCTCCAGATCGGCTGCCCGAACCGGTTGTAGTAGGCGAGCGTGCGCGGCTCGACCCCCAGCTCGGCGATGGCGTCGGCGACTCCGAGCTCGGTGAGCTCACGCAGCGCGTGCGGCAGCAGGTTGATGCCGACGCCGAGCCCACGGATCGCGGCGCTGCGCTCGTACACCGTGACGTCGCGCAGCCCGGCCTCGTGCAGACTGATCGCGGCTGCGAGCCCGCCGATCCCCGCACCGATGATGATGATCTTCATTGATCGCTCCCTGTGCGCGGCTCAGGTGAGCCGCTGCTGAATATAGTTTTGTCACAAAACCATATTCAGCGCAAGAGGCGATCGCCTCCGTCCCCGGCGGCGGCCTGTCAGCGGGCGGCCGCAGTGCGCGCAGCTTCGATGATCACGTCGACGCCCAGGAGGAAGAGCTCGCGGTCCTGCAGCTCGGACAGCAGCGTGCTGTTCTCTGCGATCAGGGGGAACTGGCGTGGATCGGCGAGCAGCGGCGAGTCGATCCAGGGGCTGTCCTCGTCGTCGCTGCGGCGATCGGCTCGCGCCCGTGCGATCCCCGCCGCCCCGGCGAGCACATGAGAGGCGAGCAGAGCGTAGTGGCGCACCAGCTCCTGACCGCGCAGTCCTGCCCGGTGGAACGCGTCGAGCATCAGCTCGATCGCCGCGAGCTCGCCGGGACCGTGCGTGGTCAGGCTCGTCGCCTCGGCGCCGATCGCCGGATACCGCGTGAACGATGCGAGGGTCGCCTCGCTGAGCATCCGCAGGCGACCGGCCCAGTCCTCGGCGGGGAGATCGACGCGAGCAGCGGCCTGCCCGTTGAGCTCGTCGAGGAGCGCGCTCATCAGTGCGTCCTTGCTCGCGAAGTGACGATAGATCGCGGTGGGGTCCGCTCCGAGGTGCGTGCCGAGCTCCCGCACCGAGATGGATGCCACGCCGGTCTCGGCGAGCTCCATCCCGGCGTCGATGATCGACGCCCTGTCGAGCCGCACGCGAGTGGATGCCTTGTTCGCCATCGTGTCTCCGGTCTTCCTTGATCCATCGTGCCATGCGCCCGCACAGGTCCGCTCGCTTCGCAACGGATTCGCATCGCCAATGACAACAGTGTTGACAGCATAGATGACCGCGGATACGTTTAGCGCATTCCAGCAGCATCGACGATGAGGGAAGGTCCACTATGGCGAGCGAGTTCGTCTTCTACGGAGGTCTCGTGTTCACCGGCAGCGGGGCACCGCTCGAGGCCCACGCAGTAGTCGTGAGGGACGGCCGCATCGCGGCCGTTCTCCCGGAAACGGAACTCGACCTCGAGGCGTTCCCCGACGCGAACCGCATCCACCTCGACGGCGCGCTGCTCAGTCCCGGCTTCCAGGACGCGCACATCCATCCGGTGGGCGGGGGCATCGAGCTGCTGCAGTGCAACCTCTCGGATGCGGAGAGCGCCGACGAGGCGGTCGAGCTCATCCGCTCCTACGCTCAGGCGAATCCGGAGCAGGAATGGATCCTCGGCGGCGGCTGGAGCATGGACCACTTCCCCGGAGGCAACCCGCCGCGCGGGCTCCTCGACGAGGCGACGGGTGGGCGCCCGGTGCTCCTGCAGAGCCGGGACCACCACAGCACCTGGGCGAGCACGGCGGCGATCGAGCGCGCCGGCATCTCGGCGGAGACGCCGGATCCCGACGACGGACGGATCGTCCGCGAGGCGGACGGCTTCCCGGCCGGCACCTTCCACGAAGGCGCGGGGGACCTGTTCGCGTCCGTGCGCCCCGCGACCTCCCCCGACCTCGCCTACCAGGGGCTCCTGCGTGCCCAGGAGGAACTCATCGCCCTCGGCATCACGGGCTGGCAGGACGCCATGGTCGGTGCGGACTCCGGGGGCATCTCCGATCCTCTGGCCGCCTACGAACGTGCCGCAGCCGACGGACGACTGCTCGTGCACGTCGTCGGCGCCCAGTGGTGGCTGCGTGACGGCGGCATCGAGCAGGTGGCGCGCATGACCGAACGCCGCGAGCAGGCCGCCGCCGCGCATCCCGACCGTCGGATCGACCTGGGCACCACCAAGATCATGGTCGACGGGGTCGCAGAGAACCAGACGGCGGCGATGCTCACGCCCTACCGTGATGCCTCCGGCCACGACACCTGCAACCACGGCCTGAGCTTCATCGATCCCGCGATGCTCCGCGAGTACGTGACGGCACTGGATGCCGCGGGCCAGCAGGTGCACATGCACGCGCTCGGCGACCGCGCCGTGCGAGAGGCCCTCGACGCCCTGCAGGTCGCACGAGACGAGAACGGCGACACCGACGGTCGCCACCATCTCGCCCATCTGCAGGTCGTGGCGCCGGACGACACCGCTCGCTTCGCGCCGCTCGGAGCGATCGCCAACATCCAGGCGCTCTGGGCGACGCACGAGGATCAACTCGACGACCTGACCCTGCCCTTCCTGCAGGACGGACAGGTCGACCGTCAGTACCCGTTCGGCGACCTCGTGCGCGCCCGCGCTCGTCTGGCCGCCGGCAGCGACTGGCCCGTATCGACCGCTGACCCGCTCGCCGCCATCCACGTCGCCGTGAACCGCGCGTATCCGGGATCCGAGCGACCGCCGCTCGGCGGTGCACATCAGCGGATCGACCTCGAGACCGCGTTCGCCGCCTACACCTCGGGATCCGCGTACGTGAACCGACGGGACGACGACACGGGCAGCATCCGCGAGGGGTACCTCGCCAACCTCGTCGTGATCGAACCGAACCCGTTCCGCCTGCCGATCGACGAGCTGCATCGGGCGCGCGTGACCTCGACGTGGATCGAGGGACGCCGCGTCCACACGGCGGAGCCCGCCACCGCATCCGCCACGGCATCCGTCACCACCGCGTCCGACACCCACCGCACGGAGTCCCGATGAACCGCACGTCGCTGTCCCGTCCCCTCGCCCGTCGCGGTGCCGCCGTGCTCGTCGGCGTCCTCGCGGTCGCCGCGCTCACCGCCTGCGGACCGGCCGCCACCGGCGGTGCCGGATCGGAGGAGCCGATCGACTGGAAGCTGACCGAGACGACCGCGGCCCCGAGCGGTGACATCGACTCGTTCACCTTCGCGACCTACGCCGAGCCCTACTCGCTCGACTACGCGTACGCGTTCGACTACGCCGACAACTCGATCCTCGCCAACACCTGCGAGTCGCTGCTGCGGCTCAACCCCGACTACTCGCTGAGCGCCGGTCTCGCCGAGTCGTTCGACCACCCCACGCCCGACACCTGGGTGTACACGATCCGCGAGGGCGTCACCTTCCACGACGGCACTCCGCTGACGGCGGCTGACGCGGTGGCGTCGATGAACCGGCACCTCGACCCCGCGGTCGGATCGTTCTGGTACTCCGTCTACCAGAACGTGAAGACGATCGAGCAGACCGGCGATCGAGAGGTGACGGTCACCATGACCGGACCGGATTCGCAGTTCAACCTCGGCATGGGCGGCTCCGCCGGTGTCATCGAGTCGGCGGCGACCCTGGCCGAGAAGGGCGACGAGTACGGCAACTCGACCGGCGGCGTGAACTGCACCGGCCCGTTCGAGCTGACCTCGTGGGAGTCCGGGGAGTCGATCACGATGACCCGCTACGACGACTACTGGGACGAAGACCTCACGGCGCACTCCGGCGAGGTCCGGTTCGTCTTCATGACCGACCCCACCGCGCGCATCAACGCCCTGAAGTCCGGGAGTGTGGACGGCTCGTGGATGGTGCCGATGGAGGCCGTCTCCTCGCTGCGGGATGCGGGCAAGGGAGACGTGCTCTTCGGCACGAGCACGGCGGTGGGCAACATCGTCGTGAGCAACCTCGATGGACCTCTGGGTGATGTCCGCGTACGCAGAGCGCTGCTGCTCGCGATGGACCGCGACGGCATCCTGCAGGCCGCCTACCGGGGCGTCGGCGAGACGACCGACGTGATGACCACCGAGTCGGTCTGGCAGGACGCCGATGAGTCCGCGCGCACGGCGGCCTTCGACGACGTCACCTCGTACGAGCAGAACGTGGAGGAGGCGAAGGCGCTCATCGCCGAGGCGGGGGCGGAAGGGGCCGAGCTGACCTATGTCACGGCTCCGATCAGCAACGACTTCTCCGTCATCTCGCAGGCGACGGTGGCAGCCGCCCAGTCGATCGGCCTGAAGGTGAACGTCGAGACCGTCACCCCGAACGCGTACACCGCGCTGTTCTCGGATCCCACCGCCCGAGAAGGCGTCGACCTGTTCTACACCAGCTGGTACCTCTCGAGTCCGGATGCCCTGGAGATGTACTCGGTGCTGCGCACCGGAGACTTCAGCAACTACGGCGGCTGGTCGAACCCCGAGTTCGACGCGATCCTGCAGGAGGCCGTCGCGATCGACGACCCAGCCGCCCGCAGCGAGCTCACCGCCCAGGCGCAGCGGATCGCGAACGCGGAACTGCCGTGGCTGCCGCTGTACGAGGCGCCGATCTCGCTGTACCTCGGCGAGAGGATCACCGGCGTCCAGCCGTCGATCGCCTTCATGTACTACCCCTGGGCCGCCACGATCGGTGCCCGGTGACAGCCGCTCGACGCGTCGCGGGAAAGCTCGGCGGACTGCTGCTGACGCTGTTCCTGGCGTCGCTGCTCGTGTTCTTCTCGCGCTTCCTGGTGCCGGGCGATCCGGTGAGCTTCCTGCTCCGCGGCCGCAAGCCGAGCCAGGAGGCGGTGGCGCAGGTGACCGTGCAGTACGGGCTGGATCTGCCTCCGTGGGAGCAGTACCTCCGCTGGGTGCTCGGGCTTCTGCAGGGGGATCTCGGGCGGTCGCTGCAGTACCGGCAGGACGTCACCGTGGTGATCGGGGACAGGCTCCCCGTCACCCTCCTGCTCGTCACGATGGCCGGCGCGATCGTGCTGGCCGCCGGCGTCGCGCTCGGGGCCGTCGCCGCGCTGAACCGCGGCAGGGCGCTCGACAGGTTCGTGCTGATCGGCCTCACGGTGCTGGGCGCGATCCCCTCGTTCGTCGGGGCGATCGTGCTCATCGCACTGTTCTCCGTGCAGTTGGGCTGGTTCCCCTCGTTCGGCTCCGGCGACGGCTTCGTCGACATGGTCTACCACCTGATCCTGCCGTCGATCGCTCTGGCGCTCGTGTTCATCGTCCTCGTGGGCAAGGTGACCAGGTCGGCGATGGTCGATCAGCTGAGCCGCGAGCACGTCGAGGTGTCGACGAGTCGGGGCGTGCGCCGGTCGGTCGTCGTGCGTCGGCACGTGCTGCGCAACGCCCTCGGCCCGATCCTCACCGTGAGCGGCGTGCTCGTCGCCGGACTCATCGTCGCGAGCTCGATCGTCGAGGCGGCGTTCGGGCTGTCGGGGATCGGATCGCTCCTCGTGCAGTCCGTGGACCGGCTCGACTTCCCCGTCGTGCAGGCGATCGTCCTTCTCGTCGTGTGCGCGTTCGTCGTCATGAACGCGATCGTCGACGTCCTCGAACCCTGGATCGACCCGCGATCCGCCGCAGGAGCTGGTGCCCGATGACCTCCTCGACTCCCACCCTCGCGATGCGGGTGCTGCGCGCGCCCCGTCGGCGCCGGCCGCGCATCCTCTATCTGGCCAGTCTCGTCGTGCTCGGCGCGATCGTCCTGGCGGCGATCTTCGCGCCCTTCGTGGCTCCGTACGACCCGGATGCCGTGGACTTCACGTCCTTCCTCGCCCCGCCGTCCGCGGCCCACTGGCTCGGCACCGACTCGCTCGGCCGTGACCTGCTGAGCCGCCTCATCTTCGGCGGGCGCACCGCGCTCATCGGTCCGCTGCTCGTCGTCGTCTTCTCCACCGTCATCGGCATCCTGCTGGGGCTGTGGGCGGGGTGGCGCGGAGGCTGGATCGATGCCGCGCTCAGCCGGATCTTCGACGTGCTCTTCGCCTTCCCCTCGCTGCTGATC
This genomic interval from Microbacterium hydrocarbonoxydans contains the following:
- a CDS encoding lipoate--protein ligase family protein, which encodes MHGEYKVPGGKLVVVDLEVEDGRIARFHLAGDFFLEPDTALADIDAAVTGLPVESDATAIAAAVRGALPEGAQLLGFTPEAVGTAVRRALVTAPGWGDFDWEIVHEKAVSPRMNLALDEVLTSRVGEGRRRPTLRIWEWDQSAVVIGSFQSYRNEVDPEGAARHGFDVVRRISGGGAMLMAAGQIITYSLYVPASLVQGMTFADSYAFLDDWVLQALRSLGIDAIYQPLNDIASSSGKIGGAAQKRLANGGVLHHATLSYDIDGQMMTEVLRIGREKLSDKGTTSAAKRVDPLRSQTGLARAEIIERFKDTFRSLTSAEDGSISAEEYADAEALVESKFATDAWLHRVP
- a CDS encoding ABC transporter substrate-binding protein, yielding MNRTSLSRPLARRGAAVLVGVLAVAALTACGPAATGGAGSEEPIDWKLTETTAAPSGDIDSFTFATYAEPYSLDYAYAFDYADNSILANTCESLLRLNPDYSLSAGLAESFDHPTPDTWVYTIREGVTFHDGTPLTAADAVASMNRHLDPAVGSFWYSVYQNVKTIEQTGDREVTVTMTGPDSQFNLGMGGSAGVIESAATLAEKGDEYGNSTGGVNCTGPFELTSWESGESITMTRYDDYWDEDLTAHSGEVRFVFMTDPTARINALKSGSVDGSWMVPMEAVSSLRDAGKGDVLFGTSTAVGNIVVSNLDGPLGDVRVRRALLLAMDRDGILQAAYRGVGETTDVMTTESVWQDADESARTAAFDDVTSYEQNVEEAKALIAEAGAEGAELTYVTAPISNDFSVISQATVAAAQSIGLKVNVETVTPNAYTALFSDPTAREGVDLFYTSWYLSSPDALEMYSVLRTGDFSNYGGWSNPEFDAILQEAVAIDDPAARSELTAQAQRIANAELPWLPLYEAPISLYLGERITGVQPSIAFMYYPWAATIGAR
- a CDS encoding DUF3237 domain-containing protein, with the translated sequence MTAHDALPVPGLEFAFDVTVDLGPLEDHGSTSVGHRRVVPILGGHVTGAVEAEILPGGADWQIVRPDGTIEIDGRYSARTAGGDLLLLHAKGLRTGTPDVLEQLRRGEDVDPGSYYFRTTVQIETAAPALAHLQRALFLSAAQRQADAVRYRAYRVG
- a CDS encoding flavin-dependent oxidoreductase; this encodes MKIIIIGAGIGGLAAAISLHEAGLRDVTVYERSAAIRGLGVGINLLPHALRELTELGVADAIAELGVEPRTLAYYNRFGQPIWSEPRGRDAGYRWPQLSVHRGRLQLALRDLAEARLAEPIRLGHRLTGVTTNVDGTETARFATDAGPIEATADVIIGADGIHSAMRALRYPAEGAPPWSGLTLWRGVTRIPTFLDRRTMIMAGDGEQKFVAYPLAPADADGRMPVNFIAERRVGGTGEADWNRAVDPGPIAEMFDEWRFDWLDVPAAIAAADEILEYPMVDRDALPQWTFGRTTLLGDAAHAMYPNGSNGGSQAIIDARTLAFHLATSESIDAGLAAYEQARRPAMTALLAGTRATGPERVMQLARERAPQGFADIDEVIPYAERVQIAADYKTAAGFLPEVLNERPSLTPPSAVAR
- a CDS encoding DNA-methyltransferase, producing the protein MTDSSEPVARGAVSIIQGDNLAVAATLPSASFTLVYLDPPFNTGRVQERRVVTARRSFTTQHESDAAGVALPESQGSDAAVPPTVLSPEPAATPTEVRHGFHGHAYERVRGMLRTYDDRFDDYGAFLMPRLEEAWRLLADDGTLYLHLDYREAHYAKVMLDAVFGRDCFLNELIWAYDYGAKSRRRWPTKHDTILVYVKNPREYVFNSDDIDREPYMAPGLVTAEKAARGKLPTDVWWHTIVPTTGREKTGYPTQKPEGILRRIVRASSRPGDRVLDLFAGSGTTGAVASALGREAVLVDDNPEAVRVMTERMPHAEVTHGGA
- a CDS encoding MarR family winged helix-turn-helix transcriptional regulator, giving the protein MSGDLDAARLAAVISPLRRALLAATRAEARLPELSDSQIDVIRALPRGTSRGPAEIASRLRLSRPTVSNLLGAMESEGLVERTPAASDGRRIVVRASARALDLFDRFDAANSALVAEATARLGEDERAALAAAVPALERLCDVLGGADPRATETTGASTADREETR
- a CDS encoding amidohydrolase, encoding MASEFVFYGGLVFTGSGAPLEAHAVVVRDGRIAAVLPETELDLEAFPDANRIHLDGALLSPGFQDAHIHPVGGGIELLQCNLSDAESADEAVELIRSYAQANPEQEWILGGGWSMDHFPGGNPPRGLLDEATGGRPVLLQSRDHHSTWASTAAIERAGISAETPDPDDGRIVREADGFPAGTFHEGAGDLFASVRPATSPDLAYQGLLRAQEELIALGITGWQDAMVGADSGGISDPLAAYERAAADGRLLVHVVGAQWWLRDGGIEQVARMTERREQAAAAHPDRRIDLGTTKIMVDGVAENQTAAMLTPYRDASGHDTCNHGLSFIDPAMLREYVTALDAAGQQVHMHALGDRAVREALDALQVARDENGDTDGRHHLAHLQVVAPDDTARFAPLGAIANIQALWATHEDQLDDLTLPFLQDGQVDRQYPFGDLVRARARLAAGSDWPVSTADPLAAIHVAVNRAYPGSERPPLGGAHQRIDLETAFAAYTSGSAYVNRRDDDTGSIREGYLANLVVIEPNPFRLPIDELHRARVTSTWIEGRRVHTAEPATASATASVTTASDTHRTESR
- a CDS encoding ABC transporter permease, which encodes MTAARRVAGKLGGLLLTLFLASLLVFFSRFLVPGDPVSFLLRGRKPSQEAVAQVTVQYGLDLPPWEQYLRWVLGLLQGDLGRSLQYRQDVTVVIGDRLPVTLLLVTMAGAIVLAAGVALGAVAALNRGRALDRFVLIGLTVLGAIPSFVGAIVLIALFSVQLGWFPSFGSGDGFVDMVYHLILPSIALALVFIVLVGKVTRSAMVDQLSREHVEVSTSRGVRRSVVVRRHVLRNALGPILTVSGVLVAGLIVASSIVEAAFGLSGIGSLLVQSVDRLDFPVVQAIVLLVVCAFVVMNAIVDVLEPWIDPRSAAGAGAR
- a CDS encoding TetR/AcrR family transcriptional regulator — encoded protein: MANKASTRVRLDRASIIDAGMELAETGVASISVRELGTHLGADPTAIYRHFASKDALMSALLDELNGQAAARVDLPAEDWAGRLRMLSEATLASFTRYPAIGAEATSLTTHGPGELAAIELMLDAFHRAGLRGQELVRHYALLASHVLAGAAGIARARADRRSDDEDSPWIDSPLLADPRQFPLIAENSTLLSELQDRELFLLGVDVIIEAARTAAAR